Within the Phalacrocorax aristotelis chromosome 13, bGulAri2.1, whole genome shotgun sequence genome, the region GCAAGCAGGGAGGGTCCCTGGCAGGGAGAGGGCacccaggctggcagcagggatgcCCTTACCACATGCTGCCTGTACCGAGCCAAGCAGGAACCCAGCGCCACAGGACACCCAGCCGCGCCACAAGACACCCAGCTGCGCCACATCCATGCCCCTCACAGAGCACCGAGGGCTCTGCCTGTCCCGGAGCCCCCCAATTCCAGCTCCCCAGGTACCTTCCTTTCACACTTGCGGTCCCACTGCAAAGCCAGCAGGCAAAAATGCCTGAAGGGAAGGACGCGCGTACAGGATGCCAGTGCAGCACTGCTCACCCCTCTGCCTACTCCCACCACCCAGGTCCCGGCTGCTGAGAGCACCGTGGGGCACCTCTGTGCAGGCACCTGGTCCTGTTCCGCTGAGGACACCCCTCAGGCAAAAGCTGCAGCGGGCACTGCcatgcagcagcactgctggtaTGAACGGTGAGGAAAGCCCCATCTCATGGGCCAACAAAGCCACAGCTCAACTCCCAGGTacccccaaaacacagccctccGGAGAAGGATGAGAAGTTCAACCCCATGCGGTGCCAGGGCACAAGGGGAGATCACTAACAGCAGTGTGAAAACTGTTAGCTCGTTACAAAACTCAGAGACAACAGCCTGGCCAAAggccccttccctccaccccatgtccccacagtGTAATTTCCACCATGTAATTTCCACCGGGCTCCCCCAGGGTAGCACAGGAGGCGGAGACCCAGAGCCCAACAGCTGAGGAACATCTCCTTGTGAACAACCTGATCCCCTCCATAAGAGAAGCAGCGGAACAAACCTCGCTGGCCTTTTCTGGGGTTCCCTTTGGTGTTTCATCTTCATGCTTGGGTGAGGAAGATGCTGGTGAGGAAGGCAGCCTCCTGTCCCGGTCCCTGTGAACCAGCTTGCTGTTGGGCTCCTTCAGGGTCCGTTTCAGCTCATTGATGCTGGCCTGATGCTTCAGCAAAACATCTTCTGGCTTGTCTAAAAActtggggagggagagaggaagataACTACGATTAAATCACCAGCCAAGGCAAAAGAGATGAGCAGGGGCACTGGGAGGGTTTGCTTCACACCAGGCTTGAATTTAGGGTCTCAAGAGCCAAATGAACAGCATTTCAGAGCACCCTGGTCTGGAGTTCTCACTAAGGCcgctgcagagagcagcaaaaaGGCAGCATGTGGCAAAACACGGGTGGCAGGCTTCCCTCCAGGAAGGGCACAGCAAGCCCCTTCGGCATCTCCAGCACGGCCTGCTAAGGACAAGCTAAGCCACCCAGAGGAAAAGAGTGGGCTCTCCCTTGGGATCAGAAAGGGACAGGGCCCTACTGGAAATACCAGcagcctcctctgctgctctctCGTGCCCCGCACACAGGGAGCCCAAGCCTCTGCCTCAGCAGGGCAGGAAACCAGCGTTTCCAACAGAGCTCCTTCAAAGTGGGCTTCTGCCAAAGGGCACAAGGTCAAGGGCTGGTCAGAGGTGTCCAGCGTGGATCCCAgcctggaccaccatggaccAACCTGGGCCCAACGGCAGCCTGGGGTAGGGATGGGGTCTGGCCTGCTGTGGAGAGAGGACAGCTCAGAGCGAAGTGCAAAGTGGGGTTTAGGTGTTAGAGCATCGTTTCGTGACAGTACAGGCACCAGGGCAGCTCCCCTTGtcctgctgcagaggtgggcAAACTGGCTCAGAGCAGGAACCAGCAAGTGCAAGAACCCTGGCTTCTGCTTCAAACTGGAACTCAAACCTCTTTCAAGGTTCAAAAGGAGTCACCTAAAATACCTGCCCTATATTTCTCTTCAGCAACATCCCAGAGACACAAGAGAGTCCCATGAAAAACCCTACCAAATTTTGCAGATCCTGAAGGCTCAGCACAGCTCATGAAAAGACTCCCCCTGTGGACCCATGTGTTTGAGCCGTGGAGAAGTGCTTCATGGTTTGCCCACCTCTGGGCTCGGGGTGcactgggggctggggggcagcacaTGCACATGCAGTGGGGTAAGCAATgaggtgggcaggggagggaccGGGACTGGTGCCCACCGCCCCGGGGGGGCCTGCCTTGTGGTGCTCAGCAGGATGGTGAGAGCTGTGTGGTGCCAGTGCGTCAAACCCCATTGCCTGGCTGATTTTGCCCCTGTCGACAGCTCCAGCGAGGCTCTACATCCCACTGCGAGCAGAGGGGAAACCCCTGAGGATTTTAGGCTGGGAGGAATTGTTCCTCATGGGGGGCCATCACAGACACAGGAGCTTGTGCAGGGGAGGGCACAGCCTCTCTCTTCTCTGCGACAGCCCGCTCTCAGGCCGGGCagatgcaggcagctgcccgcTGGCACGGGGGGTGGGTGCCAGTGCCTGCGCCCACAGGCAGCTGAGCGGGCGCTGAAGGCAGCTCAGAAATTCATTTGCCCCCAGTGGGGTGGGATGGCAGCCACAGCGCTGCGAGGAGCTCCAGCCCGGCTCTCCATGGAGGGGAGCCACGCTGCGGGAGCAGCGGGCTGTGGGAGAGCAGAGCCGCCGGGTAGGGCAGGTGACGGAGGCAGTCAGGGTCAGGCAAAAGCAGAATGCGGGTCGGGGTGTCAGCAGGACCAGCCTCCACAGGAGAGCTAGGGCCGCAGGGCTGGACGGGGAGGAGACATGAGGCGAGGACATGGCGGAGTCAGTAACACGAGCAGAAGCTGGGTCTTCCCAACGGGCCAAGGACTCGGCACGGGGGCCCGGCCGTTGCACCTTGGGAGGGCTCTTGCTCACATGTACAATTAAGGACTCCCTTACTTAGTGGGATAGAAGATgctgtgtgtgtgctggggCAGATCCCCAGCTGTCTGCTCATCGGGCTTCTCTAGCATCCAACCCCCCCGCCCTGGTGCATCTTGTATTCCAGTAAATAGGGTGACACACAGTGTTGCTTTGAAAAGGATGGACAATATGATGCACCGATGAGGACTAAGATACTCCAGAGAGAGAATACCTCCTGCTTGTGCCTGGGGGTTGTTTCGTGCTCCGGCTGGCAGCAAAGAGAGGGTTAAAAGTAACCAGCAGGGTCAGTTGAGGGAACTTGTCACAAACATCACAGTTAAGTTGATGGGTTGGCAGGGCACAGAAGCACTGGACCCCCCCTCCCCTTGCAGCATGGGGCTGAAATGGGCTGGGCCAAGTctcggggctggggcagggagtggGTGGTCTGTGCACAGGCAGTGGCAGGCACGAGTGGGCACTGGTGTGCCTGGCCTGTCTCCATCCCCGTTCTCATCCCTGTCCCGGAGCAGGGCTACTCCCAGGTCCAACCCTGCCTGGGGACAAGTCTTGAGACCACCTGGCAGGTGCTGGGGAATCAGAGTTGAGCCGAGCCCCTGTGACAGCCCCATTTCCACTGTCAGGCAAAGCCATGCCCAAGGGCCTCACCAGCCTGGGGCACAGCTGGCGAAGAAAGGGCTGCAGGGGACTGTGCTACGACACGACCCtacctgcctgcagcccagccctgctgcccgtGCCCAGTCCCCTGCCTGTTTTCTCCAGGTGTGAGCCAGCCTAACCCTTCCACCTCCACCCTCCTCTGCCCGCCTTGTCTGTACCTTCAGCTCCTTGATTTTCGTTGGGGTGGTCACCTCCTCGTCCTCTGTCTCGGACCGCCTCCTGCTGCCAAACTCACCGTCCTCATCCTGCTTCTCGCCCTCCGCCCCGGCGTCGTGGTTCTCACTGACGGAGGCTGGGCGCGAGAATTCTGCCCGTGGGGGAGAGCCCGGgtcaccccagccctgccacccccaacccccactCCAGCCCCCCGTCCCCTGTCCTCAATCCTGCCAGTTCAGACCTGGGGGCTGAGGAGCCCCGaatgccctgcagcagggagggctggTCCCAGGGCTTCCTGGCAGCCCCAGGGGTCCCAGGacacagggagctggggggagcCCCATCCCCAAGCTGCCCAACCCCAGCTTTGCCACATTCCCCTGCTCATGCGCAGCCTGAACTATCACTTGGGGTGGGGACAGACCCTCTGCCATGGGGATGGGTTTGGGGACGGCCTCCAGAAGGAAGCCTGATGGCTGCTGTAACCCTGTCAAATGAGCCAAACAGCTCGCAGAGATGAGCTGAACAGCATCCCCCTCGCTCCCGCCAGCGGACCaatctccctccccctccccaattTGGGGCATACCTCCGTCAAGGCTGCGAGACATGGTGTACCGTTTGCTGGAGGAGCGCTCAAAGAAGGGAGCCGGGCGGTCAATGAGGGCGCTGGCCTGCCGTGTCTGCGCCTGCGTCCGCCCGCTGTAGCGAAACTTGGAGCCCATCACCAGGAAGCCTTTGGGGGGTGGCTCTGGGGATACCAGCCTAGGGGTGAGAGCGGTGAGATGCTGTCAGCgagccccagctgtgcccccctGGCGCTGCTTCCGGCAGAGGCAGGAGCATGTCTGCCTTGAGAAGGGAGGCTTGGAGAAGGCCTGGAGAAGGTCTTCTCACCTGAAGAAGGTGTGATGCTCTATGCAGACCTTCCAGAGACGCTTGGCAGAGCGGTGGTTGGGCAGCTTGAAGCCAATGGTACTCTCAAACTGTTCATACTTGGGGGAGATAGAGACATACCATTACAGGCAGATCCTGCCCTAGAGGAGATGATGGGATGAGACCTGCCTTGCTAAGGCTCTCAGGTTCCCCTGGCAGGAGCCATgatcatgcaaaaaaaaaagtcttcttcAAAGCAGTGCTGGAAAGATCCATGCAGAGCCCCACTGGGTGGTGGGATCAGGCCCTCACACTTTCAGCCTAAGCACTTTCCTCAACTGTAAATGGCTTTTCAGTGCAAGATAAATTCCCTCAAGGAACAAAAACCTTTTACAGCTCATTTTGGCGAGAGGGCATCACTCTCCATTTTAGATGCACTGTCCTTGCCCTCCTGTCTGCTGGAAAACGTGGGTGGAAATGTATTCTCCCATCAGTGCACATAAAAGTGAAAAGAGTGAAAATAATGtcagaaaatgaatgaaaaagccTCCTCATGTTTTTTTATGAAGCATGGAAACACATCAAAAATGGCCCTCAACCCCACTTCCTGGGTGACCTCCCTACACCAGCGGGGTCATGGCGTCTGGCTCGTGGGGAAAGGAGCCTGGGGTGATCTCAGCCTGCTGAAGTCACTTTGCCAGCAAGAAAACGAGAGCACGAACTAAAAAGCACTTGCAGAAAGCCTCCACATGCCACAGGAGATGTGCCAGGGTGGTCATTAACTTGGGACCCTTGGGGCAGAGACTGGAGCCGGGTGAGGACCTCCCCTCCAGGTAGCCCCAGTCCAGCAGAGCAGGCACCCtgccgtgccctggggctgcacTGGTGCACGGCACCCACCTCACCCGGGCGGATCTTGATGTAGAAGTTGCTCCTTTTGTAGGAAATTTTGAGGATCTTGGGCCAGGCGAAGCGGTTGATCCTCAGCCGGTCCCTGTAGATGAGGAGGCCGTTGGCACAGACGCCCAGCATGATGTCAATGCCCTCTGAGTCCTGGAGGAGGCAAGAGGGACAAGAGGGGAATGCTCAGCTGCCCAGTAAGAACCAGTCTGGCCGGCAGTGCCACGCTCCCTCCTGCTTGGTGCTCTGCTACAGGGGACCATTGGACAGAGAGGTCACTGAATCACAGCCTGGTTGAGGTTGGATCTCTGGAGGTCCTCTGCTCCAGcgcagggccacccagagctGGCTGCCCAGGACAGTGTCCTTGTTGAACCTTCATTatgggaggagggggctgggcagggagacgtgtgcaggcagcagggcaggatggAGTGGCACTGGCCATCGCTCTGGCAGCCCCGAGGCCCTGTACCTTGGCATGGTGCAGGTCCACCCCGTACATGGAGAGCTTCTTGGCGTTCTCAAGGAAGTGGATCTCTGCTTCCCCGGGGGTCATTCCCCTGCAGGGAGACAGAGAGGGGGACACATGGCCGGGTGTCCCACTGGGCATGGGCCAGCTGTCTGGTGCCTTCCTCGCCACCAGCCCGTCCTCTCCTGGGGCTCACCGGTAGGTCTTGTGCAACTCCATGATGCGCTCCTCCAGCTCCCGTGTCTGGTTGGGGGCGAAGCGGAGCTCACTGACGTAGTTGCCCATGTGTTCCTCGGCATCATAGTCACCCAGCTCAGCCTGCACGGCGTAGGAGCCCAGCAGGGCATGTGTGACAAAGGAGCAGGGCAGGCGCCCCGTGATGATGTCTGCACGGAGCTGCAGGCACAGGTAGTATCTGCAGGAGCGGGCAGAGGGTGAGAGCAGGGTGGAGGCACGTGCCCTCCGGAGCAGGCTGGGGCTCCCCAGGAAGTGGCAGCTTGCACCCCACTTTGCACTCCTCTCCGCAAGGACTGCCACCTCCCACAGCCACCTACCTGGCCCCACTCTGTGTGATTTAGACATGCCACATGCAGCAGGAGGACTGTGAGCCCCCAGACATCCCCCAGTTGCCCACCTCTTGCCTAAGCCCTGCCCCTCCACAGGCAACCAGCCAGTCCCCTGGGAGCTGCCCTGGCAGCTGTGCCATGAAGCGGTGTTCCTCACCTTGTGATGTCCTCCGTGAGCTGGGCAGGGTCTGGAGGGTAGAACTTCACAGTGAAGGCGAAGTTCCAGGGCCCACCtagggaggggagagagcagTAAGGGCAGCACCCATGCTGGATGCACGCAGGTGTGCAGGAGCATCCGCTAAGGGTCCCATGGTTCCCCACaagcccagcacagggcagggacAAGGGGGTTCCAGAAGCTGCTGGAAGAACAGCCATGGGGACACCAGCACGACTTGGTTATTCTTCCCCCAACAGCTGGGGAGAGAAAAGCATCACAACTTCAGGAGCCATCAGCTCAGCATGACTACTAATGTCACATGTCCCAGAAGGTGACATCCTGAGCAACAGCCCTTCTGCTGTCCCAGCAAGGCAACATCACGGGCAAAGGCACCCCAGGACCTGTCCCAGCAAGCCCCCCACTCTTCCCCCCATCCCCGTGctccctgctcagggcaggtAGCTCAGGGGATGGCACCCAGAGAGGGACCAGGTCTCAGCTAGCGCTCTGGTGGCATCGATGGGGTCCTTTGCCCCCACGCCTGTCATGAGTAAGAGGAGAGGTGGGTAACAGGCAGCTGAACAAGAAACAGCATCCATGTCCCCAGGCCAGCTGCCAAAGGTTCCCTCCAgggcaggtggggaggggacCTGCCGGAGGACAGCCACAGCTGAGCCATCCAGGAGCCCCACAGGAcgcccagggctggggaggatgGATCCTCCCCAGGCACTTACTGCGGATCTGCTTCTTGATCTCCTTGGAGGGGTCCAGCCAGTTCTGCAATGAGGAGACAGCAGGTCAGGGTGGTCCCCCACCAGAGAGTGGGCAGCCGCAGAGGAACCCCCTGTGCTCACCTTCTGGCTGTCCGAGTCACAGAAGGTGAGGCCGAAGTAGTCCTTCTCCAGGAGGTTGAGGTGCTCGCACACCATGTCGAAGAGGATCTGGCCTCGGGCATGCTTCTGTTGGAGACACGGAGAGGCTGATGGTAAGCTGGCTCCCGTGTGCTCCTGCAGACCCggcaggcacaggcagcaccgctgggtgcaggcagggaacaTGGGGGAGGGTCAGGGCAGCCCTGGTTTTCCAGGCAACCAACagagggtgctgggctgccttTGAGAGCAGCCCTCTCACCTGGCAGCACCGCTCTGGGACACCcaggcagctctggggctgTGGGGACTGGGCATGGTCAAGCCCAACCAGTGCAGTGCCGGCAACAGGTCCCACAGGCCAGGGGCACCTGGTGCCCCCCCCGGCTCATCGCCCATCACACCAGGAGACAGCGATGCCAAACCAGAGAGGGGTTcagccagcccaggctggaCTCCTGCACTCCAGACCAGCAAGCTGGGGCAAATGTACCCCAGAGCTCGCGGTGGCCGGTGCTGCCCATGGGACAAGCTCCTTCCCAACACCCTCCCCGCTGGTGGCGGTGGCAGCTGGGTCCTGAAGCACGGCACGGCAAACCAGAGCCACAAAGAGCCCAAGCCATGCACAGGGCCGGAGGGCACCCTTGTCACCTGGCCCTTTGAGTTCTCCTGAATTTCCTTTCCTTACTAGTGGCGGCGAGGCTCAGGCTCGCTCATGGATATGGAATAACAATTCCTCCCATGTGTGTTTCTCCCCTATCTACAGCCTTCCAGCCGCCAGCTCCCCTCTCCAAGGCACCCATTTACCGGAGCACCTTCACCATGCACCCCAGGCAGCCCAGGGCACCAAGCGGCACAGCCCTGGCACTCACTGCCCCCAGCTGCACCCCTGGGCTCCTGTCACCTTGCAAAGCTTTTCCAGCAGTTGCAGTCACCCTTTCTGagtctcctcctctctgctgacCTGGGTTTTGAAGGCAGGGGCTCACCTGTGGCAAGTACTGGGGTGCGTCACACTGAATGGTTTGACTCCTCTTTTTGATTTTTACTGAATTAAGCCTTAATTAAGCACATGGGCAAGGCACAACTATTCCCATGGGGCCCAcgagaaagaaagaagaaatgcagcaCCAGCCTTTCTATGCTAAACCCTCTCCTCTGTGTCCCAGGTGGATTTTttagaaagcagcagctctttaaAAGTCAACCCCATCCTCTTCACCAGAGAGGGCTCGTCCTTACCCATGCCCGGCGAGGGGCTTTCCTCTACTCGTGAAGCCGCCAGCAAGACTGCAACCCGGGTATCTCCCTGCATGCCAGTTTTGCTTGGCCAATGCTACAGGGAGAGCCACGGGAAGGACACCTCGCTGGGGCTTGCGCAAGCCACTCCTGTGTGCCGTTAGCCCCCCGCAATCCCTGAAGTACtctgctcctttcctccttcGGGAGGGCTTTCATCTTCATGACAACCCATCTTTGCACAGCTTTGTGACAAATTTTACGGCTAAATTGACAATCAGGGCTGCTGGATCGCGGAGATCAAAggccctgctgcctgtgccatGGGCAGAGGGCCAGACGCCCCCACCGCCGGCTGCCTCGCGCTGCTCACTTGTCCCAGGCAGCCTCAGCGAGCAGGCGGCCACGCTCTTTGCATTCATCAATCCTGCACAGCTGAGACCCAGAGGAGGCAAGACCTGCATACAGATGCAGGTCCGCTCTGCGCAGCCAGCTCCGAGCTGCTGCCAAGAAAAACCCGTCTGCCCACTCACCAGCAGCAAGTGCAAAGGTCTCCCTGGCAAAGGCTCTGGGATTTCTACTCCTCAACAACCtcagtttttgcatttttaagcaaAGTTGCCAGTCCTAAAAATGTCCCCCCCACCACGACAATGCCGCAGGTCAGAGCAGCGCTGCCTTCCCCAACCTGCAGGCAGAAGACAGCAGTGAGTGCTCCGGACAGAAACAGGCATTCCCAGCAAGTATTTCGCCCAGCCGCTTCTGCCCCTGCGGCAGGGCCACAGGACCCTTCCACAAAACCCAGCCTCAGCTCCTGATTTAATCCTGGGtgtcccccagcctgtcccagaGGGAGAGGTCTCCCAATGccaaggcagctgctggcaggcaccaGCCCCCTCTGT harbors:
- the EPB41L1 gene encoding band 4.1-like protein 1 isoform X12, which codes for MTTETGPGSEVKNTQEEAPQQQLEAAAHGPTAAAANPAGRDAESNEKPSTQSDARNTEPSTEMEEKDYSETDGLSDKTTPSKTQKSPQKTTKKVKSALCRVTLLDASEYECEVEKHARGQILFDMVCEHLNLLEKDYFGLTFCDSDSQKNWLDPSKEIKKQIRSGPWNFAFTVKFYPPDPAQLTEDITRYYLCLQLRADIITGRLPCSFVTHALLGSYAVQAELGDYDAEEHMGNYVSELRFAPNQTRELEERIMELHKTYRGMTPGEAEIHFLENAKKLSMYGVDLHHAKDSEGIDIMLGVCANGLLIYRDRLRINRFAWPKILKISYKRSNFYIKIRPGEYEQFESTIGFKLPNHRSAKRLWKVCIEHHTFFRLVSPEPPPKGFLVMGSKFRYSGRTQAQTRQASALIDRPAPFFERSSSKRYTMSRSLDGEFSRPASVSENHDAGAEGEKQDEDGEFGSRRRSETEDEEVTTPTKIKELKPEHETTPRHKQEFLDKPEDVLLKHQASINELKRTLKEPNSKLVHRDRDRRLPSSPASSSPKHEDETPKGTPEKASERAGLREGTEEKAKPPRHKAPESDTGDEEQDQEKDSVFLKDNHLAIERKCSSITVSSTSSLEAEVDFTVIGDFHGTAFEDISRSLPELDKDKSEMEDEGLVSFQHTDKVVPRLEDDVKGGEKVSQPSPDVSQLESSAPKTDAVTLGLRPGMKKPEADSSAPHRVDTTDAVQDHSTKAGKGAIPTTDFRSLSPITSSSAGKEVLTSIFSATAETLSTSTTTHVTKTVKGGFSETRIEKRIIITGDEDVDQDQALALAIKEAKLQHPDMLVTKAVVYRETEPSPDERDKKPQES
- the EPB41L1 gene encoding band 4.1-like protein 1 isoform X13 yields the protein MTTETGPGSEVKNTQEEAPQQQLEAAAHGPTAAAANPAGRDAESNEKPSTQSDARNTEPSTEMEEKDYSETDGLSDKTTPSKTQKSPQKTTKKVKSALCRVTLLDASEYECEVEKHARGQILFDMVCEHLNLLEKDYFGLTFCDSDSQKNWLDPSKEIKKQIRSGPWNFAFTVKFYPPDPAQLTEDITRYYLCLQLRADIITGRLPCSFVTHALLGSYAVQAELGDYDAEEHMGNYVSELRFAPNQTRELEERIMELHKTYRGMTPGEAEIHFLENAKKLSMYGVDLHHAKDSEGIDIMLGVCANGLLIYRDRLRINRFAWPKILKISYKRSNFYIKIRPGEYEQFESTIGFKLPNHRSAKRLWKVCIEHHTFFRLVSPEPPPKGFLVMGSKFRYSGRTQAQTRQASALIDRPAPFFERSSSKRYTMSRSLDGEFSRPASVSENHDAGAEGEKQDEDGEFGSRRRSETEDEEVTTPTKIKELKFLDKPEDVLLKHQASINELKRTLKEPNSKLVHRDRDRRLPSSPASSSPKHEDETPKGTPEKASERAGLREGTEEKAKPPRHKAPESDTGDEEQDQEKDSVFLKDNHLAIERKCSSITVSSTSSLEAEVDFTVIGDFHGTAFEDISRSLPELDKDKSEMEDEGLVSFQHTDKVVPRLEDDVKGGEKVSQPSPDVSQLESSAPKTDAVTLGLRPGMKKPEADSSAPHRVDTTDAVQDHSTKAGKGAIPTTDFRSLSPITSSSAGKEVLTSIFSATAETLSTSTTTHVTKTVKGGFSETRIEKRIIITGDEDVDQDQALALAIKEAKLQHPDMLVTKAVVYRETEPSPDERDKKPQES
- the EPB41L1 gene encoding band 4.1-like protein 1 isoform X16, whose amino-acid sequence is MTTETGPGSEVKNTQEEAPQQQLEAAAHGPTAAAANPAGRDAESNEKPSTQSDARNTEPSTEMEEKDYSETDGLSDKTTPSKTQKSPQKTTKKVKSALCRVTLLDASEYECEVEKHARGQILFDMVCEHLNLLEKDYFGLTFCDSDSQKNWLDPSKEIKKQIRSGPWNFAFTVKFYPPDPAQLTEDITRYYLCLQLRADIITGRLPCSFVTHALLGSYAVQAELGDYDAEEHMGNYVSELRFAPNQTRELEERIMELHKTYRGMTPGEAEIHFLENAKKLSMYGVDLHHAKDSEGIDIMLGVCANGLLIYRDRLRINRFAWPKILKISYKRSNFYIKIRPGEYEQFESTIGFKLPNHRSAKRLWKVCIEHHTFFRLVSPEPPPKGFLVMGSKFRYSGRTQAQTRQASALIDRPAPFFERSSSKRYTMSRSLDGEFSRPASVSENHDAGAEGEKQDEDGEFGSRRRSETEDEEVTTPTKIKELKPEHETTPRHKQEFLDKPEDVLLKHQASINELKRTLKEPNSKLVHRDRDRRLPSSPASSSPKHEDETPKGTPEKASESSAPKTDAVTLGLRPGMKKPEADSSAPHRVDTTDAVQDHSTKAGKGAIPTTDFRSLSPITSSSAGKEVLTSIFSATAETLSTSTTTHVTKTVKGGFSETRIEKRIIITGDEDVDQDQALALAIKEAKLQHPDMLVTKAVVYRETEPSPDERDKKPQES
- the EPB41L1 gene encoding band 4.1-like protein 1 isoform X17 is translated as MTTETGPGSEVKNTQEEAPQQQLEAAAHGPTAAAANPAGRDAESNEKPSTQSDARNTEPSTEMEEKDYSETDGLSDKTTPSKTQKSPQKTTKKVKSALCRVTLLDASEYECEVEKHARGQILFDMVCEHLNLLEKDYFGLTFCDSDSQKNWLDPSKEIKKQIRSGPWNFAFTVKFYPPDPAQLTEDITRYYLCLQLRADIITGRLPCSFVTHALLGSYAVQAELGDYDAEEHMGNYVSELRFAPNQTRELEERIMELHKTYRGMTPGEAEIHFLENAKKLSMYGVDLHHAKDSEGIDIMLGVCANGLLIYRDRLRINRFAWPKILKISYKRSNFYIKIRPGEYEQFESTIGFKLPNHRSAKRLWKVCIEHHTFFRLVSPEPPPKGFLVMGSKFRYSGRTQAQTRQASALIDRPAPFFERSSSKRYTMSRSLDGEFSRPASVSENHDAGAEGEKQDEDGEFGSRRRSETEDEEVTTPTKIKELKFLDKPEDVLLKHQASINELKRTLKEPNSKLVHRDRDRRLPSSPASSSPKHEDETPKGTPEKASESSAPKTDAVTLGLRPGMKKPEADSSAPHRVDTTDAVQDHSTKAGKGAIPTTDFRSLSPITSSSAGKEVLTSIFSATAETLSTSTTTHVTKTVKGGFSETRIEKRIIITGDEDVDQDQALALAIKEAKLQHPDMLVTKAVVYRETEPSPDERDKKPQES
- the EPB41L1 gene encoding band 4.1-like protein 1 isoform X10, with the translated sequence MTTETGPGSEVKNTQEEAPQQQLEAAAHGPTAAAANPAGRDAESNEKPSTQSDARNTEPSTEMEEKDYSETDGLSDKTTPSKTQKSPQKTTKKVKSALCRVTLLDASEYECEVEKHARGQILFDMVCEHLNLLEKDYFGLTFCDSDSQKNWLDPSKEIKKQIRSGPWNFAFTVKFYPPDPAQLTEDITRYYLCLQLRADIITGRLPCSFVTHALLGSYAVQAELGDYDAEEHMGNYVSELRFAPNQTRELEERIMELHKTYRGMTPGEAEIHFLENAKKLSMYGVDLHHAKDSEGIDIMLGVCANGLLIYRDRLRINRFAWPKILKISYKRSNFYIKIRPGEYEQFESTIGFKLPNHRSAKRLWKVCIEHHTFFRLVSPEPPPKGFLVMGSKFRYSGRTQAQTRQASALIDRPAPFFERSSSKRYTMSRSLDGEFSRPASVSENHDAGAEGEKQDEDGEFGSRRRSETEDEEVTTPTKIKELKFLDKPEDVLLKHQASINELKRTLKEPNSKLVHRDRDRRLPSSPASSSPKHEDETPKGTPEKASERAGLREGTEEKAKPPRHKAPESDTGDEEQDQEKDSVFLKDNHLAIERKCSSITVSSTSSLEAEVDFTVIGDFHGTAFEDISRSLPELDKDKSEMEDEGLVSFQHTDKVVPRLEDDVKGGEKVSQPSPDVSQLESSAPKTDAVTLGLRPGMKKPEADSSAPHRVDTTDAVQVEGGTPGSRDTTATAHAGTTETALATSDHSTKAGKGAIPTTDFRSLSPITSSSAGKEVLTSIFSATAETLSTSTTTHVTKTVKGGFSETRIEKRIIITGDEDVDQDQALALAIKEAKLQHPDMLVTKAVVYRETEPSPDERDKKPQES
- the EPB41L1 gene encoding band 4.1-like protein 1 isoform X14; its protein translation is MTTETGPGSEVKNTQEEAPQQQLEAAAHGPTAAAANPAGRDAESNEKPSTQSDARNTEPSTEMEEKDYSETDGLSDKTTPSKTQKSPQKTTKKVKSALCRVTLLDASEYECEVEKHARGQILFDMVCEHLNLLEKDYFGLTFCDSDSQKNWLDPSKEIKKQIRSGPWNFAFTVKFYPPDPAQLTEDITRYYLCLQLRADIITGRLPCSFVTHALLGSYAVQAELGDYDAEEHMGNYVSELRFAPNQTRELEERIMELHKTYRGMTPGEAEIHFLENAKKLSMYGVDLHHAKDSEGIDIMLGVCANGLLIYRDRLRINRFAWPKILKISYKRSNFYIKIRPGEYEQFESTIGFKLPNHRSAKRLWKVCIEHHTFFRLVSPEPPPKGFLVMGSKFRYSGRTQAQTRQASALIDRPAPFFERSSSKRYTMSRSLDGEFSRPASVSENHDAGAEGEKQDEDGEFGSRRRSETEDEEVTTPTKIKELKPEHETTPRHKQEFLDKPEDVLLKHQASINELKRTLKEPNSKLVHRDRDRRLPSSPASSSPKHEDETPKGTPEKASESSAPKTDAVTLGLRPGMKKPEADSSAPHRVDTTDAVQVEGGTPGSRDTTATAHAGTTETALATSDHSTKAGKGAIPTTDFRSLSPITSSSAGKEVLTSIFSATAETLSTSTTTHVTKTVKGGFSETRIEKRIIITGDEDVDQDQALALAIKEAKLQHPDMLVTKAVVYRETEPSPDERDKKPQES
- the EPB41L1 gene encoding band 4.1-like protein 1 isoform X9 gives rise to the protein MTTETGPGSEVKNTQEEAPQQQLEAAAHGPTAAAANPAGRDAESNEKPSTQSDARNTEPSTEMEEKDYSETDGLSDKTTPSKTQKSPQKTTKKVKSALCRVTLLDASEYECEVEKHARGQILFDMVCEHLNLLEKDYFGLTFCDSDSQKNWLDPSKEIKKQIRSGPWNFAFTVKFYPPDPAQLTEDITRYYLCLQLRADIITGRLPCSFVTHALLGSYAVQAELGDYDAEEHMGNYVSELRFAPNQTRELEERIMELHKTYRGMTPGEAEIHFLENAKKLSMYGVDLHHAKDSEGIDIMLGVCANGLLIYRDRLRINRFAWPKILKISYKRSNFYIKIRPGEYEQFESTIGFKLPNHRSAKRLWKVCIEHHTFFRLVSPEPPPKGFLVMGSKFRYSGRTQAQTRQASALIDRPAPFFERSSSKRYTMSRSLDGEFSRPASVSENHDAGAEGEKQDEDGEFGSRRRSETEDEEVTTPTKIKELKPEHETTPRHKQEFLDKPEDVLLKHQASINELKRTLKEPNSKLVHRDRDRRLPSSPASSSPKHEDETPKGTPEKASERAGLREGTEEKAKPPRHKAPESDTGDEEQDQEKDSVFLKDNHLAIERKCSSITVSSTSSLEAEVDFTVIGDFHGTAFEDISRSLPELDKDKSEMEDEGLVSFQHTDKVVPRLEDDVKGGEKVSQPSPDVSQLESSAPKTDAVTLGLRPGMKKPEADSSAPHRVDTTDAVQVEGGTPGSRDTTATAHAGTTETALATSDHSTKAGKGAIPTTDFRSLSPITSSSAGKEVLTSIFSATAETLSTSTTTHVTKTVKGGFSETRIEKRIIITGDEDVDQDQALALAIKEAKLQHPDMLVTKAVVYRETEPSPDERDKKPQES